GTCCATATATACAATCTAGGCAGTGGCATTGGATTGGGAAACCTTGGAAAGGTTGATCCTGATTTCAGCTCGTGTCATTGGAGACACAGCATTTTTTCGTCAATGGAGCACTTTAGTGGCTGAATGATCAATACTTTCAATTTGGCTGTGGAAATGTTTTGTCCACCACTTCCTTTGTCTGTCAGAGACTGATTGGGATTTTAACACAATAGGAATTCTGGATGGGTTTTTGTTCTTTTCTGTGTTTCTAGATGACAAAGAAGACATGGCTATTGGAAAAGAATAAAGATGATTATGACATGAAAGAGAAACCAGAGGAACATCAATAAATACTCCGGAGTAGAGAGTTTAGGATTGACACAAACGGATTATTGGCCGATACGAAGACTAAGGGTGTTTTAACTTATAATGATAGCGATCTCAGCATTTGTGACACAAAAGCTTTAACCTCAAAAAGCCTTGTGGAGTTTAAGGAACACCTTAGTTTCTTTAAAAGAGTTGGGGGAAGAAGATATGAAGATAATGGAGTCGATTGAAATTAAGGAAATAGAAAGCCTTGTTCAGCCTTCAGTTATTGGAGGATGAGATCCCTGAATACCCACCTATCAACTGGTCAGGTAATCTTTACTGAGTTTCATTTTAAAATTGGATAAACTAGCATTTGTTACATTTGTGTGAACCTAATTTCTGTTGACATCGTCTTAGTGAGCATTATATAAATCTACTGTTATCTTGTCTTTGTATCATCTATCCAACTCTATGGGAGTGCTTTTTACTTTATTGTTTTTGTTAACTCTGCGTTTTCTTAGTGACTTGAACTTCTTTCAATGAGTGAATGTGAGGTTACTTTAGTGACATCTTTTCGTTTATGGAAGTCGAAATAAGCAAATTTGTAGTTTTCTCAGTGAGGGCTTTCTCAGTAGTATGAGGGAACATATTCATCTCTTACTTATTACCATTATCTGGTACATAATCATAGGGATGCAAATTTAtagtttttcatatttttatcTAGTGTTTGATACTGCATGGTGGAGCGTTCGAGTCAACTAGTGCTTTCCGCTAGCCATGATTGTGACGTTTAATCAGTCGTAAGTTCTCAGGtgaattttattttgaaaatatttgaaGAAGCACACGTGGAAAGTCTTTTTAATATTATGAATTAAGTATCCCCATTCTTGCGTAGTCACTGGATTCATGATTCTCAACTTTTCCAACACTTACATCACTAAAGTTTGTCTTCATTCATCTGTACAAGAACTTTAGAATCAACTTGGCTGGATTCGCTGTAATGAGTAAAGGTACCTTGCATACTTCTACTGGGATCTAAGACAATGATTTCGTTTGCAGGTTTTAACAAAGTACCTTACAAACTTCATGCCTCCTTCTACAGTTGTGACTATAAATTCTCCAATGGTTTTAACTTTGATTCAGTGAAACTGTTAGAACTTGGATCGGAAGTTGTTTCATTTTGCATTTTCTATTGCTTCCAAAAGCACTAGCTTAGTTGATCTTATGTAGCAAATTAGCATATATGCAATCGAAAATAGTACATACAATATATAGATAATGACGTATCAATTGTCACTTACTGGTTTTACTTTTACAAGCTGCACTGGATTTTACTCCACGTACGATTTTAGGTGTTTGCATCTCTTTTTTTAGGTGTTTTCGTTGGCAGGATTTTCGGCGGGTGCGGTTCATGTTAAGATAACAGGTAGCATTTGTATGAATCTTAATTTTGTTGACATAGACTTGGTGATTATGTAGACTACTGTTATTCTATGGACTCATTAATCGACCTTCTCATGATGATAACTCTAGTCCCTACATGAGTCGCATAAGCCTGCTAATTGTTTGGTGAATGAACATTTACTACATAAAACTCTAAGCAGACCATCTTCCATTTGCTCGTGCTGATTCATGCTTTAAGAGCTAATATCTTCTGACACTCCTGTACAAATGGTTATTGGGATACATGTGGGTGACCATGTTTCTTGAGCTTTCTACAGTTGCTTGTGAAATTCTTATCTATGGCAGGAGTAACTTTCATTTTGTATGACCCATCGTTCTCTTTATCTTGTAAAGAATGTGTAGATACAGCAAGCTGAGTGAATTATCTATTTGTGTACATCTCATTTACCATCACGTATACTGCAGTTGGCAGTCTCAGTAACTGCGATCTTTTATTGCCAAGGCCCCTTAGATGCTCCTGTATTTGTTGGTTGGGCGATGCAGAGGAAACTGGTCTTGTTGGGGAGGTTTCCAACTCCACTATCAAGCTAAATCAGCTGATGATAGCACCTCAATTGGTTGGATCCTTGAGcatatcacatgaaaagattaaggtaCGAGCTATGACCATGAAAAATGCATATATGTTACTATATTGCAGATTTTCTTAACGAACCTCTACTTGCTAGTGAGAATTTCTAGAATAGTTTCCACTATCGATTTAGTCAATCATTCTCTTTTTGCTGGTCAATCTGAGTTAGTAGAGAACTTCCTAATTTAGGACTCACAAAGTTCCTAGCTTGGCATTTGAGGCTATAAATTTTTGCAATGACCAATGCAACGACTAGATCACCCTTTGAATATTTCCTCTATACAGTCAGAACTAATTTCTATTATGAATAAAGGGAAGGTCTGATCGTCTGAGGTGTCTCATGCAACTGACACAAATTGTAACCAGTAAGCTGAACAACTGGGGATATCTTAACATGCATATAATGCATAAATTTGAATATACAGTTGCATATATCTGGACTTGTTCCTGCGAAAGCAACTACCTTGAATCAATCTAACACTATATCGGAAATAAACAGATATAAATGAGGTGGAACATATCAAGTATGAACTAGTTGATAGAAAAAATTGCTGATTTCTGAAATTTGTTTAACATGACTTTGCAAGTCATAGAGAGTTTGTATGCACACTGCTTCTCAAGTTTAAGGTTTCCAAGTTACTTATAACTTAAGAGCTCTATCCCCAACTAATTGTTCAGCATATTTCTATGCAGTTGGATGCCACGATGAGAGCTTGGCAGTGGAGATTGTTGGTCCTTTACTCGCTACATCTAAGGAAGAGAAGTTGCAGAAAGGAACAATGTAGTCCGCTGCTATTCAAAAGGGTCAACTTAAAGCCAATGTCTGCTATCAACCTCAATATTCAGCTAATGTTGAGGTACCTAACTTCATTCTACTAGCTGTCTTAATTTTTTTGAGTAGTTTCGGTAATGCTGTTCACTTGTTTCTCGCGCTGTACTGTTGTAGGTGAAACATTTACCGCTTGATGTGCTGGAGCTGGCTTCACTAAGAGGAACAATACAAAAGGTGAGAAATAGTTTGTTGTATCTGTAGTTcgtactaattttttttttctataaggCACCCTTGTTATTCTCGTCTAGCCTGTAGCTTATTTGTTTGAATTCTCAAGAGTTTgcattcttatttttgttttatccGCCCGTACAAGGTCGACTGAGCGTAGTGAATCATGTACTTGCTGTCTTAGTCTCACATAGGGCCTGGACAGGTTAACAGCCTAAACTTGGTCATTATTACTTAAACTTGTTCTGTCATATGGTCATTGGTCAAACAGAAGTCTTACTTTATTTTCTACTCAACACATACTTGCATATCCTCTAGAGAGAAAAAGCTGAATGACCTTTGATGCTGAAATGATTCAAGCAATCGTTGTTGTCATAAAGGCCACTTACGAAAGACTTTCTCAGTTTGAGGGTGGATTGCGAATTTAATATACACAGCATATTATACTGCATTTATAAGTATTCTTCCTCCCAATTTGTATGCGTACTGCTGCATATTCGCTAGGGTTAAGGCACCAGAAATAATGTGTTGCATGCTTCTAGTTAACAATTGCTGATGCATATTAAAGTAAAAAAAGGTGTGATATCCATTCTATGTGCTTGATCACGTCAGGTTGGTAGGTTTTCTCATGCCAAGGAGCCAATGAAGTGTAACTTTTTCCAGGGATTCAAATGTTAATCATGCAAGATGGTGTGAAAAAAAAAAAGCTGTGCATAATAGAAGTGGAGGATGATCTCTGTGTTCAAAGAATTAGTTTGTTTGTATCTAAAAGATGTGCACTCTCAACATATAAGAAATACTAAAAAAGAACATTTGTTAATAAAGAGTCTTTGCATTTTTATTTGAGAGCCTATATACCTAGTTTACCAGAACCCTCTTATCAAAGGTGATGTCCAACACATTATGAAGGCTACAACAGTTCAATCCCTATACCTTCGAATATTTGGTGTCTGCAGGCTTATGTGTCATTATTGTCATCACTAGTCTTTCAAACATGAGATCATTATTATGACGATATTAACACTGCTCACTTTCAGGCCGAAATCCAGCTTAATTTTCAGAAAAGGAGGGGTCATGGAATGTTATCTGTGCTTCGCGCAAATTTTGTGGTTTACATGGTGAAGCCCTTGATGTGGATGCTAGGTGGAGTGGAGATGTTGTGAGTAGCTTTATTCTAACCAAAACTGTTCTAAGTCTATTTTGCTGTTAGCAGTTCCAGTAATTTGGATAAAAATCCCGAGCATCACCTTAGCTTTTAGTGTTTTACTGTTTTTCTTGCAAGGTTGGACTGTTGGAATTTTAGACTTGTGTTCGACAGAATTGCCATCTTTAATGTTCAACGGATGTTAGGAACACGTTTCCAATATTTGTGTTTGAAAGAATTACCATCTCAAATCTTTGGACTACCACTTTTTGTGGATGAGAGGAAGTTTTGTGAATTACTAGAAAAAATGAACAAAGTTGTCTATCGCCATACATACTTTGGCAAGCTTATTACAGGACCTATAAACAAAAGAACATTTATAGGAATGGAACTTAAATAACAGACTTTTGATTCCGTAAATGTGTCCTCCATTTTTCAACGTGTATTGAATTGTATCTTACTGAGAACTTAGTTATTGTTATATTTTAGATTGGTGATCCACTGCATGTTTTGTTTCCATTTGTATGAGGTCAAAAAGAAATCATACTACTATTAGAGTACTACAATTTTAACATGTACAGTAGCTTTTAAGAAAAATTGTCTGCTGCTCAGATTGCCATTGAAAAGACTGTTTTGGAACAAGCCAATAGTCGATATGAGCTCCAAGGAGAATATGTATTGCCAGGACGGGATCGTCACAATACTGGAAAGAAGAAGAGTGGCCTGTGGGGAAGGGCTATGGCAGGGCATCTGGGTAGTGTAATATCTTCAATTGTGAGGTGGCGGATGAGACTAGAAATTCCTGGAGTGAGATGCTTCCACTTGCACGACTTCTTTCTCGAAGTAAAGACCCTGCTGTTCTCTCGATCAAAGGTAGTAATTGGCTTACTTTTGAATGTGCAGACATTATCTTGTCGAGTAATTGTAGTTTTCCTACTTGTGCATTGTGCTATATACACAAATTGGACAATGAGATTTGGACGTCATTGGCACTTCTTGGCTATTTAGAAGGAAGTATTAACTAGTTTTGTATAGTTAGCATTCTTTGGGACTTCTTCAATGCATCCTTTTCTCATCCCCCAGTGAAGCATATTCTGCTACTGGTGTATCCTTTAAGGAACCGTTCCCATAGTGATTTTACACAAAGATTGAAGTCTCCTATTTCTGGTTCAGTTACAAAACGATGTAATATTTTATAATATTCGGTTTCTTAGTTTCTCATCTCTCTGTTTTGTTTTATATCTAGCTTTTGGACTTGTGAACAACCTTCAGTAGTGTTGTTTGCTgtcagtggtgcgatcaaaaccaaagatcaaagatcaaaaaaaagaccaaagtttgggtttagtccgtgttgtgacgcaatggtacatgattaaaatttcgtcaggcggactttaaaagtccgccccattttttgtaaatttcatcaggcggactttaaaagtccgccccattaaaatttcatcaggcggacttttcCATTCTTTGTAactcctcatttttttttttatttaatttgaattttcatcgggcgtaatttaaatctccgcccgttaacaagcgtactttaaatttacgcccaacaacaagcgtactttaaatttacgcccgactatattagaatttgggatttggtcgcgaccatatttggtctggaatttgatctttggttgggatttgatctttactccgtcccactgtgttacgatctcatcccaaatttttggttatactcgcccactgtggatgctcttatgaATTTTGCTCTGTTGAAATGAATAACAGTATTGGATTGGTGTATAGCCCTAGCATAAGGGGTACTCTTAAGCTAACTTACCACATACCCAAACATTTACTTTTTTCTTTACCCCATACTGCATATCCATCCTTTCTTGGGGTTGTCTTAATAACTTTTGGTGTATAATCTCTCTATTTTGGGCTTCTGTTGTGGctacttctctttctctttcgtCCTGATTCTTTTTGTTGTTAAATCAACCGTAGGACTTCTTCATTGGCGATTTGCAATGAATTCTTGACACTGACAAGGGGAAAATAATTTATCAACTATGAAATGTGATGTTTATACAGTAATGATGTCATCTAGTCAGCCAATTTATTGGTCAGTAATGATGTCATCCAGTCAGCCAATTTATTGGTAGACGATTTGGTTCGGCGCTAGGCGTTGTTTGGTTCAGCAACCTGCTGTTAGATTAACGATACCATAAAATTTAGGAAGTTGTCCTAATTGATGTGGATGATCAATCTAGCAACTAGATATCATTCATTGAAATTATCCTAATCCCGTGAGGGATCGGGTCGTTAAAAAGAAACACTTCTGGGATAGGTGTGTGGTGAAGTGGGTTCCTTCCGTATGAGTCATGGGATCGACCTCGGGATTTGCTCCCGATACACCAAGAATTATCAGTGCTGTTTACCCTCCAGTGGGGCTCACATGCAAAATTATTTTCCGCTTGTCAGTATCAGAAATTCATTGTTGTCAGGCAGTTTGAAATGCTCACAAATTGTTTGGTTTGGCGACAACTTCCCTTGATGGGTGGGTATGTTTACACGTGTAATTTGGATGGTAAGGATTTCATGTATTAATTATACTACATCTGACTAGGTATTAAATGTGTAATAAATATCACCACAGGTGTGTATTTGTTGCGGACATTTACTTTAAAATTCAGCCTTCGTATGACTTTTTGATACAAAAGTTTTTTAAGCATTGTATAATTCATCGTTTGTATCACTTTTTGAGCATTGACGTTTCAATCTCGTTGATAATTGGAATGCAATCAAATGTTAGGAGAAAGAAGTATCCagaagtagtgttaacttttttccacaTTCTTTTCTTGATTTACAACACTTTTTTGTCCAATCTAACAGTTCAATCTAACTCATAGGGGTTACTCCTTATACACGGGAGAAGCCCTGGTGTGTGTATGCGGACAACCTTCCACTAATGTCAGATGTCGTTTTTTTTACCATGTCATTAATAACTTGATTATTTTTAGATAATAGTAGATAGAAACAACGCTCGCAAGAAGTCCTATTGAAACCAAGAAATATAGGCCTCCCTGCCATCCGCACCAGAATAGAATAATCACCTGCTTTCGGAAGAAATCGAAGCAATTCTTGGGAATTCCACATGTAACTTACTAAATAAGGGGAGGTAAAGAAAaaagcttttttctttttcaccgaAAGATTTATTATGAAATGATTTGACAACCAAGTGATGTAGAGGCACCAGCTAACCGATCACTTGAACCAACGCGAGAAAATATAACATAACCACGGTTACCAGATGTAGCATAAACAGGGCCTTCAGAAAGGAGCGATAACTAATAAAAGTTTCTAACTAGTTCACGTTCACTAGCTCTTGCTCAATCACCTAGCTTAAATCTAAAACCTCTTGATTCAAGGCTACTTCCACTTGTGATAACGAATCCCGTACATACTAAATGCTCAGGATCTCATGACCCATTTTCTCATCGACCGAAGAGTACGAAAAAAAATCAGATTTCTTTTTCGACCGTGCATATCCGCTTGGTGCGTGAGATTGACGCATTCAGTTTTCTCGATGTCAGTACAACGGAAACTCTATGATCAAGGAATCCATGAAGCACTACTCAAACAACACCCCCTATAATTCTATGTGATGGGGCCCGGTTTATAAGTCACGGGATTTTCCCCGGTATCCAGCCCCAATCAGTGTAGCATTATCCGCTCAACCTAGCCTTTTGCACTTCCCATGCCTAATAAAGTTCATCAACCTAAGCCGATTTTCCACTTTCCAAACTCTTGGTATTTGCTTAAAATGTCTGGACATTTTTTCACCACAAGTAAACCTCACTCCTTTTACCGGATTTTCCATGGATCCTCGTCACTTAATGCTCcaagtttatctattttatatACCATTTTTTTTAAGgataattggtgtttggtactcggATTTAAACGAACATTAgtatttggtctaacatttgtccaacgctAAGAATTGGTACCTGGATCGGACGTTGACTAGTCTTATCTTTCGTTAAGTAATAATTAAAAATTTATActaaaataattattaaataaatTTACTTATTATATCCTTCGGTTTTCTTCATATTTACAAAATCCTAGGAGTTAGGAGTAAATAACGAAAAGAGCTCATCTTTTTCTAAGAGTATTCGGTGTTTTCATCAGTCTTTTggtaaaaaagaagaagtgaGATATCTCTTGTGGATAAGGCTGTATCGAGTGCGAAGAGTGATACAATTTTTTCAACATATGGAGAAAGACATCCGGATCAACTACTTGTTCACCAGGATTGTAAAACTTTTAGCTGTTGAGCTCTATTGCACTCACACGGCTGCCTGCATCTTTTACTATCTGGCGACAACTCTGCCAGCTGAGAAGGAAGGATATACTTGGATAGGAAGTCTGAAATTGGGTGACTACAGTTATTCGAATTTTAGAGAAATTGATCTTGGGAAACGATATATCGTTTCACTGTATTTTGCCATTGTCACCATGGCAACTGTTGGTAATTGTTTCCTTCCTTTCTCTCTTTACTCATTTCAAAGCATTTCAAAATTCACTACAAATCGATACTACTATTACTTCTCCTAGTATTATAAACGCTTTGGTCAGCAAAGAATACTATTCAAGAAGGTTCAGGATTTACATCTTACTTAAACACTAAAAAGTAAGGGGAAAACTTTTAGATTATTCCATTT
This genomic stretch from Papaver somniferum cultivar HN1 chromosome 5, ASM357369v1, whole genome shotgun sequence harbors:
- the LOC113280858 gene encoding uncharacterized protein LOC113280858 isoform X1; this encodes MRSLNTHLSTGQVFSLAGFSAGAVHVKITVGSLSNCDLLLPRPLRCSCICWLGDAEETGLVGEVSNSTIKLNQLMIAPQLVGSLSISHEKIKLDATMRAWQWRLLVLYSLHLRKRSCRKEQCSPLLFKRVNLKPMSAINLNIQLMLR
- the LOC113280858 gene encoding uncharacterized protein LOC113280858 isoform X2, which translates into the protein MISFAGFNKVFSLAGFSAGAVHVKITVGSLSNCDLLLPRPLRCSCICWLGDAEETGLVGEVSNSTIKLNQLMIAPQLVGSLSISHEKIKLDATMRAWQWRLLVLYSLHLRKRSCRKEQCSPLLFKRVNLKPMSAINLNIQLMLR
- the LOC113280858 gene encoding uncharacterized protein LOC113280858 isoform X3: MLVFSLAGFSAGAVHVKITVGSLSNCDLLLPRPLRCSCICWLGDAEETGLVGEVSNSTIKLNQLMIAPQLVGSLSISHEKIKLDATMRAWQWRLLVLYSLHLRKRSCRKEQCSPLLFKRVNLKPMSAINLNIQLMLR